The Planifilum fulgidum genome has a segment encoding these proteins:
- a CDS encoding sugar ABC transporter permease, with translation MRKALTFDLRAYGLIIALAFIALLFTVLTDGDFLSSRNLSNLFRQMSVISILAIGMTLVIITGHIDLSVGSLVGLAGGMAAILQVWYGWDTVSVLLLTLLAGLLLGAWQGWWVAYRGVPSFIVTLGGMLIFRGILIGISKGETVAPLKESFQRIGQSYLSYAAGYILAGIAVFLLFFLTALKRKKRRKWGLKLEHPVVSYGKMAGYSVLILAFVYMMNRYLGIPVPILFVLFLLLIFGFVLNRTRFGRYLYAIGGNSEAARYSGINVKRHIFAVFVIMGLLSSLAGLILTARLNAATVGAGQMFELDAIAACVIGGTSLKGGTGSVTGSIIGALVMVSLDNGMSMLDIDPFWQYIVKGFILILAVWWDLSSDAGRERS, from the coding sequence TTGCGTAAAGCGCTGACCTTCGACCTTCGCGCATACGGTTTGATCATCGCCCTGGCATTCATTGCCCTCTTGTTCACCGTTTTGACCGACGGCGATTTTCTGTCGTCACGCAATCTGTCCAACCTGTTTCGCCAGATGTCCGTGATCTCGATTCTCGCGATCGGAATGACGCTGGTGATCATCACCGGGCACATCGATCTTTCCGTCGGCTCCCTCGTCGGATTGGCCGGAGGGATGGCCGCCATCCTTCAAGTGTGGTACGGGTGGGACACGGTGAGTGTCCTCCTGTTGACGCTCCTCGCCGGGCTTCTTCTGGGGGCCTGGCAGGGATGGTGGGTGGCATACCGGGGGGTTCCCTCCTTTATCGTCACCCTGGGAGGCATGCTCATCTTTCGGGGAATTCTCATCGGGATCAGCAAAGGGGAGACCGTCGCTCCTTTGAAGGAGAGTTTTCAGCGCATCGGCCAGAGCTACCTTTCCTATGCCGCCGGATACATACTAGCCGGAATCGCCGTTTTCCTCCTTTTTTTCCTGACCGCCCTCAAGCGAAAGAAGCGGCGCAAATGGGGACTGAAGCTGGAACATCCGGTCGTCTCCTACGGAAAAATGGCGGGTTATTCCGTCCTGATCCTGGCCTTTGTCTACATGATGAACCGCTATTTGGGAATCCCCGTGCCCATCCTGTTCGTTTTGTTCCTCCTCCTGATCTTCGGTTTCGTCCTGAACCGAACCCGTTTCGGCCGGTATCTGTACGCCATCGGCGGAAACAGCGAGGCGGCCAGGTATTCCGGCATCAACGTCAAAAGGCACATTTTTGCCGTCTTTGTCATCATGGGGCTGCTTTCATCGCTGGCAGGCCTGATCTTGACGGCCCGCCTCAACGCGGCGACGGTGGGGGCAGGTCAGATGTTCGAGCTGGATGCCATCGCCGCCTGTGTGATCGGGGGAACCAGCCTCAAGGGAGGAACCGGCAGCGTGACCGGCTCCATCATCGGGGCGCTGGTCATGGTCAGCCTGGATAATGGCATGAGCATGCTCGATATTGATCCTTTTTGGCAGTACATCGTCAAGGGTTTCATTTTGATCCTGGCCGTCTGGTGGGATCTTTCGTCGGATGCGGGAAGAGAGAGGTCGTGA
- a CDS encoding glucuronate isomerase produces MSGAITDKERLRRVVFGAVYKTPVTDMHTHLYAPAFEGLGLWGVDHLLTYHYLIAETMRQTPLSHEEFQSLDRRAMAEHVWKTLFVDHSPYSEACRGVLTTLGRLGLDVSSRDLSAYRKWYDGLTYRRFVDLVFSAAGVKTVVMTNDPFDPRERELWLKKGDALTRDPRFRPSLRIDPLLFDWGNQYRVLRELGYDVGPVFSADDHRTVEETRRFLIDWGRRMDALYLGASFPPDFDYPSDSPASQLLDHCVLEACGRLNVPFAMMVGVRRRVNPSLGLAGDMVGRARVEAVERICARHPARRFFVTMLSRENQHELAVLARKFRNLMVFGCWWFLNNPSLVEEITEMRCELLGTAFIPQHSDARVLDQLIYKWDHSRRVIARVLCRKYEDLFDTGWRMEPREIERDVSDLLDRNFWKFVKGSI; encoded by the coding sequence TTGTCGGGAGCCATTACCGATAAGGAACGTCTGAGGCGGGTCGTGTTCGGGGCCGTTTATAAAACCCCCGTGACGGACATGCACACTCATCTGTATGCCCCCGCCTTCGAAGGTCTGGGGTTGTGGGGCGTGGATCACCTGCTTACGTACCATTATTTGATCGCGGAAACGATGAGGCAGACGCCCCTTTCCCATGAGGAGTTCCAGTCCCTTGACCGGAGGGCGATGGCGGAGCATGTCTGGAAGACGCTTTTTGTCGATCACTCCCCGTACAGCGAAGCGTGCCGGGGGGTGCTGACCACCCTGGGGCGGCTGGGGCTGGATGTGTCCTCCCGCGATCTTTCCGCGTACCGCAAATGGTACGATGGCCTCACGTACCGGCGGTTTGTGGATCTTGTGTTTTCCGCCGCCGGGGTCAAAACCGTCGTGATGACCAACGACCCCTTCGATCCCAGGGAACGGGAGCTGTGGCTGAAAAAGGGGGACGCGCTTACAAGGGACCCGCGCTTTCGCCCTTCCCTGCGCATCGATCCCCTGCTTTTCGATTGGGGGAACCAATACCGGGTGTTGCGGGAGCTGGGATACGACGTGGGGCCGGTGTTCTCCGCGGATGATCACCGGACCGTGGAGGAGACCCGCCGGTTTCTGATCGACTGGGGGCGAAGGATGGATGCCCTCTATCTGGGGGCTTCCTTTCCCCCGGATTTCGACTATCCGTCGGATTCCCCCGCATCCCAGCTGCTGGATCACTGCGTCCTGGAGGCCTGTGGCCGTCTGAACGTTCCCTTTGCGATGATGGTCGGGGTGAGAAGGAGAGTCAATCCGTCCCTCGGCCTCGCCGGCGACATGGTGGGCCGGGCGAGGGTGGAGGCGGTGGAGCGGATCTGCGCCCGGCATCCGGCGAGGCGCTTTTTCGTAACCATGCTGTCCCGGGAAAATCAGCACGAGCTGGCCGTGCTCGCCAGGAAGTTTCGCAATCTGATGGTGTTCGGGTGCTGGTGGTTTTTGAACAATCCCTCCCTGGTGGAGGAGATCACGGAAATGCGGTGTGAATTGCTGGGGACCGCCTTCATTCCCCAGCATTCGGATGCGAGGGTGTTGGATCAGCTGATCTACAAGTGGGATCACTCCCGCCGGGTGATCGCCCGGGTGCTCTGCAGGAAGTACGAGGACCTTTTCGACACCGGCTGGCGGATGGAGCCCCGCGAGATTGAACGGGACGTGAGCGATTTGCTGGATCGAAACTTTTGGAAGTTTGTGAAGGGAAGCATCTAG
- a CDS encoding alpha-glucuronidase family glycosyl hydrolase, which produces MDFRRVEGDRETIGDYDPCWLRYERIEDEALAEQYRKWCGNLTVLGSSPILESARDELTAGISSLLGVAPALSRDLRDFPSLVLTASAEGRGWVDRRVWEGLDEEGYLLKTVERGGDAFLLLLGKTDRGALYGAFHLLRLMQTRRPLHSLEIVENPGNRLRMINHWDNLDGSVERGYAGKSLFFRKGRIVRRLDRIRDYARLLASAGINAISINNVNVGPDECRLITGSLLPDVARLADVFRAYGIRMFLSVNFASPMWIGGLSTADPLDPEVRRWWRERAEEIYRHIPDFGGFVVKADSEHQPGPLTYNRDHAEGANMLAEALRPHGGLVVWRCFVYNFQDWRDRSTDRARAAYDHFKPLDGRFVDNVVLQVKNGPMDFQVREPVSPLFGAMERTNQMLELQITQEYTGQQKDLCFLVPQWKEVLDFDTHAAGKGSTVKAIVGGKVFPCRHSGMAGVSNVGDDRNWTGHTLAQANLYGFGRLAWNPDLSAEEIAEEWVRLTFGHDSRVVETLRDMLLESWRVYELYTAPLGVGWMVKPGHHYGPDVDGYEYSYWGTYHYADHRGIGVDRTMKTGTGFTGQYFSPNRERFESLETCPDELLLFFHHVPYTHRLKSGETVIQHIYNTHFEGVERVEDFIRRWTRLKGKIDAERYEHVLSKLREQLENAREWRDVINAYFFRKSGIPDEKGRKIY; this is translated from the coding sequence ATGGATTTTCGCCGGGTTGAAGGGGACAGGGAGACGATCGGGGATTATGACCCGTGCTGGCTCCGCTATGAACGGATTGAAGATGAAGCGCTGGCGGAGCAATACCGGAAGTGGTGCGGAAATTTGACGGTTCTCGGCAGCTCCCCGATTCTCGAATCCGCCAGGGATGAGCTGACGGCGGGGATTTCTTCGCTGCTCGGCGTCGCGCCGGCCCTCTCCCGCGATCTCCGGGACTTTCCGTCGCTGGTGTTGACAGCGTCAGCAGAGGGACGGGGCTGGGTGGACCGGCGGGTGTGGGAAGGGCTGGACGAAGAGGGATACCTCTTGAAAACCGTGGAGCGCGGGGGAGATGCGTTCCTTCTTCTCCTCGGAAAGACGGACAGGGGCGCGCTTTACGGAGCCTTCCATCTGCTCAGGCTGATGCAGACACGCCGGCCCCTCCATTCCCTGGAGATCGTCGAAAATCCGGGAAACCGGCTAAGGATGATCAACCACTGGGATAATCTCGACGGGAGCGTCGAGCGCGGTTATGCGGGCAAGTCGCTCTTCTTTCGGAAGGGGCGGATCGTCCGCCGGCTGGATCGCATCCGGGATTATGCCCGGCTTCTGGCTTCCGCCGGAATCAACGCCATTTCCATCAACAATGTGAATGTGGGGCCCGATGAATGCAGGTTGATCACCGGCTCCCTGCTGCCGGACGTGGCCCGGTTGGCGGATGTGTTTCGCGCCTACGGAATCCGGATGTTTCTCAGCGTCAATTTTGCCAGCCCCATGTGGATCGGAGGGCTTTCCACCGCGGATCCGCTGGATCCGGAAGTTCGGAGGTGGTGGCGGGAAAGGGCGGAAGAGATTTACCGGCATATCCCCGATTTCGGCGGATTTGTGGTCAAGGCCGATTCGGAACATCAGCCGGGTCCGCTGACCTACAACCGGGATCACGCCGAAGGGGCCAACATGCTGGCCGAAGCCCTCAGACCCCACGGAGGGCTGGTTGTTTGGAGGTGTTTTGTCTACAATTTCCAGGATTGGCGCGACCGTTCCACGGACCGGGCCAGGGCGGCCTACGATCATTTCAAGCCCCTGGACGGCCGGTTTGTCGACAATGTCGTCCTTCAGGTCAAGAACGGTCCCATGGATTTTCAGGTTCGCGAGCCGGTTTCCCCCCTCTTCGGCGCCATGGAAAGGACGAACCAGATGCTGGAGCTTCAGATAACCCAGGAGTATACCGGCCAGCAAAAGGATCTCTGCTTTCTGGTGCCCCAGTGGAAGGAAGTTTTGGACTTTGACACCCATGCCGCGGGAAAGGGATCGACGGTGAAGGCCATTGTGGGGGGGAAGGTGTTTCCGTGCCGCCACAGCGGAATGGCCGGGGTGTCCAACGTGGGGGATGACCGAAACTGGACGGGGCATACCCTGGCGCAGGCCAATTTGTACGGATTCGGACGGCTTGCCTGGAATCCCGACCTTTCGGCGGAGGAGATCGCGGAAGAGTGGGTGCGCCTCACTTTCGGCCATGATTCCCGGGTGGTGGAAACCCTCCGCGACATGCTCCTGGAATCCTGGCGGGTCTATGAATTGTACACCGCCCCCCTGGGAGTCGGATGGATGGTCAAGCCGGGGCACCATTACGGCCCGGATGTCGACGGTTACGAGTATTCCTACTGGGGAACCTATCACTACGCCGATCATCGGGGGATCGGGGTGGACCGGACCATGAAAACCGGAACCGGTTTTACCGGACAGTATTTTTCGCCGAACCGCGAAAGGTTCGAATCCCTGGAAACCTGTCCGGATGAACTGCTGCTGTTTTTCCATCACGTCCCCTACACCCACCGGCTGAAATCCGGAGAGACGGTGATCCAACACATTTACAACACCCATTTTGAAGGGGTGGAGCGGGTGGAGGACTTTATCCGGCGGTGGACCCGGCTGAAGGGGAAGATCGATGCGGAAAGATATGAGCATGTATTGTCCAAGCTCCGGGAGCAGCTGGAAAACGCCCGGGAGTGGCGGGACGTCATCAATGCGTATTTCTTCAGAAAATCGGGCATTCCCGATGAAAAGGGCCGAAAGATTTATTGA